The proteins below are encoded in one region of Candidatus Micrarchaeota archaeon:
- a CDS encoding 50S ribosomal protein L30e, whose product MADLSNDIRLAVDSGKAEFGINRSSEAILSNRAKMVIVTSKNSGDRLNDILHIAKISEVKVQVFEGTPVELGVVCGKPFSVSVLSIIDAGNSKILNENY is encoded by the coding sequence ATGGCAGATTTATCCAACGATATAAGACTAGCTGTCGACAGCGGCAAGGCCGAATTCGGGATAAACAGGTCGTCGGAGGCGATACTGTCAAACAGGGCAAAGATGGTCATAGTCACATCCAAGAACAGCGGGGACAGGCTCAACGACATACTGCACATAGCCAAGATATCCGAAGTCAAGGTGCAGGTTTTCGAGGGAACCCCCGTTGAGCTCGGTGTCGTCTGCGGCAAGCCATTTTCCGTCTCGGTGCTGTCGATAATAGATGCAGGAAACTCAAAGATACTGAATGAAAACTACTAA
- a CDS encoding 30S ribosomal protein S12: MPNGEFAARKLVRMRKHQRLLKKWQKRKMFKLKQKYDAMGEVPRAKALVLQKFAVGQKQPHSGQIKCVKVQIIKNGKVVGAFVPGDGSVGFIDEHDEVTIEGLGGSQRGQMGCIPGMKYKVVEVNGANIQLVRAGKKEKPKR, translated from the coding sequence TTGCCAAATGGTGAATTCGCAGCAAGGAAGCTCGTAAGGATGAGGAAGCATCAGAGGCTTCTGAAGAAATGGCAGAAGAGGAAGATGTTCAAGCTAAAGCAGAAGTACGATGCGATGGGCGAGGTTCCCAGGGCCAAGGCGCTGGTGCTGCAGAAGTTCGCCGTAGGGCAGAAGCAGCCGCACTCCGGCCAGATAAAATGCGTCAAGGTGCAGATAATAAAGAACGGGAAGGTCGTGGGCGCCTTCGTGCCGGGAGACGGATCCGTTGGGTTCATCGACGAGCACGATGAGGTCACCATAGAAGGCCTTGGAGGATCGCAGAGGGGCCAGATGGGATGCATCCCGGGAATGAAATACAAAGTGGTTGAAGTCAACGGTGCAAACATACAGCTGGTCAGGGCCGGCAAGAAAGAGAAGCCGAAGAGATGA